The following proteins are co-located in the Camelina sativa cultivar DH55 chromosome 12, Cs, whole genome shotgun sequence genome:
- the LOC104733022 gene encoding uncharacterized protein LOC104733022 encodes MPENGSDSPRISFSNDFCHSDSIPIEQRPVQNPLDFSNFYWGFPFEFSVSRDVISGESSWSAEDFFNEGKILPTEMKKITEPIYRSKSDKYKTGLPRPDINPIEDFEIEEIGDQEDEVKLPLLGCNSTDSNSMKRQVSSSSSSLNSSFIKPAMKKNHMHVGGYSYKGNGGVVRVSSFLDMVPSGNLFGLGSINLDGGKNKNKLRSMFFY; translated from the coding sequence ATGCCAGAAAATGGTAGTGACAGTCCAAGAATCTCATTTTCTAACGATTTTTGCCATTCTGATTCCATACCAATCGAGCAGCGTCCGGTACAAAATCCGTTGGACTTCTCCAACTTTTACTGGGGCTTCCCTTTCGAGTTCTCGGTTTCTCGCGACGTAATCTCCGGCGAGAGCTCGTGGTCCGCCGAAGACTTCTTTAACGAAGGCAAAATCCTCCCTAcagaaatgaaaaagattacGGAGCCAATATATCGTAGTAAATCCGATAAATATAAAACCGGCTTACCTAGACCGGATATTAACCCAATCGAAGATTTTGAAATAGAAGAAATCGGAGACCAAGAAGACGAGGTGAAGTTGCCATTACTTGGGTGTAACTCAACCGATTCGAACTCTATGAAGCGTCAGgtttcgtcttcgtcttcttctttaaacagTAGTTTTATAAAACCGGCAATGAAGAAGAACCACATGCATGTTGGAGGTTACAGTTACAAAGGCAATGGAGGTGTGGTTAGGGTGAGTTCGTTTCTGGACATGGTTCCTTCGGGGAATTTGTTTGGGTTAGGTTCGATAAATCTTGATGGtggaaaaaacaagaacaagttgAGATCAATgttcttttattaa
- the LOC104733021 gene encoding putative defensin-like protein 180 codes for MKRTGSLVFLVSLLIIFVAVVNQTRAESCNDILGTCENCDERCKAKYGPSCISRCDGLYGVFLCTCTYECVPPSPPSPPSPPKVCNGGTSTMCSENCPEKCCDTNCAQKYSGGRGFCNSLGNFNLCQCQYPC; via the exons ATGAAGAGGACAGGTTCACTTGTATTCCTTGTCAGCTTGCTTATTATATTTGTGGCAG TTGTGAATCAGACAAGAGCAGAGTCATGCAACGATATCCTAGGCACTTGTGAAAACTGCGACGAAAGGTGTAAGGCCAAGTACGGGCCCTCGTGCATTAGCAGATGCGACGGACTATATGGGGTATTTTTGTGCACATGCACTTACGAGTGTGTGCCACCTTCACCCCCTTCACCCCCTTCACCCCCTAAAGTTTGTAACGGTGGAACTAGTACAATGTGCAGTGAAAATTGTCCTGAGAAATGTTGTGATACGAACTGCGCACAAAAATATAGTGGTGGACGTGGATTTTGTAATTCCCTTGGTAATTTTAATTTGTGCCAATGTCAGTATCCTTGCTAA